The DNA segment GGCTAGGTTTTATGACCCGGCGATTGGACGCTGGAATGCTGTTGACCCGCTAGCTGAGAAATACTTAAACTATGGGCCATATGTTTATGCAATTAATAATCCTATCCTTTTTATAGACCCAGACGGAATGCGATTAGATTTGAACTGGATTCTAAAGAAGAATAAGGAAGGCGAATACAAAAGGCCTGAATTGGCTCAAGCATTTTTAGCTTTTGCTCAAACAGACTTAGGTTCAGAATATCTTTCTCTTTTTGCAGAAAAGGGGCAGGAAATAAGCGAGTTGGGTGTTAAATATGAGAAGAATGGAGCACTACATGATAAAGGATTTGATTTAAGTTTTGCAGGTCCCACAGAAAAACAGAAAAAAAGAGGTGATTACGGCCCTAATGGTTCATGGGAGATGAACAATGAAGGTGGAAGATGGAAAGCTAAAATCCGTCTAAATACAGAATTAAACGTAGGTCGTAATGATGCTGCAAGTGAATTTAATAATAAAAGTCTACAATATAAATACGGTAAGAATAATGTTAGTGCAGAAGATGCTGAAGCTGCAAGAATGCTTTATGTAGCGAGCAGAGCAGGAACTATCATACACGAATTAGTAATACATGGCCTTGAGGATATAGATGCTGCATCTTTAGGTAAAAAACCGGTTATAAATGCAAAATTAGACCATGATAATGCAAAGAAAACCAATTCTAGATTTAGAAGAATTGGATTACCTGCAGTTTATAAGGTACATAGTATCTTAAAAACACAAAAATCAAAAGAGTCAATTAAACATGATGCTTTTAATTATGGAGGAACCGATAAATGACAAAAATAATAAGTTTTACAATTCTATTTGTATTTATAATTGGCTGCTCTAAACCAGATGAATCTTATTTGATTTTAAATGATGTGCTTTGTGATGTAATTGGAGAAGGTTATAAATATGAGAGTTATATATCATTTTGTGAAAGAATAGATTCATTACCTGTTGAACAAGATTTTTATCTTGAGCATAGGGTTGAGCTTCCAACAAATGAGAAGGTTGTATTTTTCGATGCAGAACTGACAACCGACATCAAAGACAGGGAGTTTTTTAATGTTAATTCTATAAAGTTAAACGACCTAGAATTAAATACATTTGAAGGATTTATCAAATCATTAGGAGTAAATACTAAGTTAGATACTAACCAACTAATTTCTAATTGTGGTTACCAATATGGTCTAATAAGTGATGATATCATCAAAGAAATAAAACCAAGCAAAAGGATAGTTTTTTTTATTTCTCATATTTATATATCTAATGATAATAAAAATGCTTGTTTTTTTATAGAGGGAGGGCAAGGTCCTGATTATTGGGATGCATTAGTTTTTGCAAATAAGAATGAAAGAAAGTGGTATGTTAGTAGAAAAATATATATTACTGACTATTAATGATTCTTGGTGATTGCATTATTATAAAACAAAACCTGCTTTTTTAAGCAGTTCAATAATTTGTTCTTTGGTAATGTTTTCGAGCTGGCTCTTGTCGTAAATGTATGTAAGGTAAACTTTGTTGTCCTCACTAATCAAATAAGTGATTACCCTTGCACCCCCAGATTTTCCTTTGCCTTTAGAGGTTATAGTCAATCATGTATGCTTGTCCTAAATGGATACCTGAATCAGGTTCTTCCTTTAATAATTTAACAAGCTCCTGAAGGTCGGTTTTCAGAGATGGGTATTTTTAGAGAGCTTCTTGAAAAACATTTAAAATCGGGGGGTGGGTATATAAAACAACTTGAACCAAACCACCTAAAACTCAAAGAAGGTAAAATATATGGAATAGAAAGCAGTAAAAGCCACCATAACACTGGATGGTAATGCCCATGAAATAATGATTAGCAAAGAAAGAGCAGAATAAATAAGACGTTTGCAGAAATTTATAAGAGAAAATGATTTGAAAAGGAAGTCCAAATAACCTAAACATTATGAATGTAATATGCGTAATAATTACTAACTTTGTACCATGTTGGTACACATCAAAACGAAATATCATGTTAGTAATCAGTAGTAGAGAATTTAGGCAAAATCAAAAAAAGTATTTTGAGAGAGCTGACAGCGGAGAACAAATTATAGTTCAAAGAGGAAAAGATAAGTCTTATGCTTTAACGCCAGTCAATGAGGATGATATTTATTTTAATGCAGAAATGCTGCAGAAAATAAAACAAAGCATAGAAGAAGTAAAACAGGGTAAAGTAAAACAAGTTACAACACCTGAGGGAATAAGCGATTTATTAGGACTATGAGTTATGTTTTAGAGTTTACGAAAACGGCATTGGCAGATATCAAAAAGCATAGAAAGGTAGGCGACAAGGCTGTTTTGAGAAAAATGGACAACTTACTTAAAGAACTGATGGAGCACCCCTTATAGGAACTGGTCAACCTAAGCCGTTAAAACATAGTCTAACAGGAATATATTCCAGAAGAATCAATGGTAAACACCGTTTGGTATACTCGATTGAAGAAGAGAAAATTACAGTTCATGTATTAAGTACCTGGGGACACTACGGCCATAAATAAAGGATTCAATCCACTTCCCCGCAAATAAAACCCAGCCTTCCGAAATGCCTCGGAATCCCTCTGTCCTTCCCCTGCGCCAACCCTTCTATTTTATTTTTTGTCCGACCCACAAGCAGCACATTGTTTTTTCTTTTAACTGAATATATGAAAACATAATCTTCAATTAAAAACCTCAATTAAAAGAAAAAAGATACTATTTTTGGTGGCGTTGGACATTCTTTGAGATGCAGTTTTGGAGGTGGTAAGAGCTTGAAAAAGTAGTGAAAAGCTGGCCTAAATAGTTACGATTATGGAGCTAGGTTCTATGACCCGAGTTTGGGGAGGTGGCACGTGATAGATCCTAAAGCAGAAAAATATTTTCACGAATCACCATTTATTTATGCAGGGAATAATCCTATTCTTTTTGTAGATCCTAATGGAGAAGAGAAATATAAATTACAAGGCCATCTAAAGTTTAATTCTGGTTTTGTTGGAATTGGAATAAAAGCATTAGGAATTAAGTATAGCTTCCAAGGTGCTAAAGAGTACGAAGTGTCAATTAATATTTCATTTGATGCAGTTACAAAAGAGTTTACTATAGGAGGAGCTGGTTTGCAAAGAGAAAAAGGAGGTGATGAATTAACAGCAGGTGGAGTTGTTGGAGGTGGAGAAACAACGGAAAAGGAAACAGGAGGCGAAGTGAAAATTGGTTTTAATTTTAAAGAAGGTGAATTTGTTTCAGACGCAGATAAAATAGAAGATGAAGATTTCAAAGATGTCGGAGAAGGTACTGTTGGGATCTATACTGGGACGGAAAAAGAAGGAGAGGGATATAAGGCAGCTCTTGGGTTAAATCCTGAAGTTAATGCATTTTATGGAGCTGGAATAGGAATAAATTTGTCTGTACAAGAAAGTACTGAAGAAGAAAAGAAAGAAGAATAAATTAATTTTAGTATGAAAAGAAGATTGATATTTTTTAATATATGTTATGTATCTACAATTTTGACATTGGTTATGCTTGTATCTTCATCAATATTAAGTGATGTAGATATAATTAAACCTGTATTCTATAGCCCTCTAGCAATTTCACTTAGAGGTGTTTCCTTGTTGTTATTATTTATCTTATTAATAAAGTGTATAATTGTTTGGAAGAACAAAGATAAAAACATAGTCAGATTCTTTTTACTATTGTTCTTGCATGGATTTTATATAATATATTATTATAGAAAAATAATAAAGAATGGCTGGTTGTAACCCCCCCCGTATTCTAAGACTAAAACAAATAAATAATTATTTTTTTTCAAGAGGCATATCCATATGTGCATATTCTGGAAGTATTCGGACACCCATTCTGAAAACATCCGGACAGGCATTCCGGAATTATTCGGACACTCATTCTGGAAACATTCGGACAGTCGTTCCGGAAACATCCGGACATTGATTTAGGTCTGTTTATCTTGCTT comes from the Saccharicrinis fermentans DSM 9555 = JCM 21142 genome and includes:
- a CDS encoding type II toxin-antitoxin system YoeB family toxin, which encodes MYSRRINGKHRLVYSIEEEKITVHVLSTWGHYGHK
- a CDS encoding prevent-host-death protein, giving the protein MLVISSREFRQNQKKYFERADSGEQIIVQRGKDKSYALTPVNEDDIYFNAEMLQKIKQSIEEVKQGKVKQVTTPEGISDLLGL
- a CDS encoding type II toxin-antitoxin system RelE/ParE family toxin, encoding MTITSKGKGKSGGARVITYLISEDNKVYLTYIYDKSQLENITKEQIIELLKKAGFVL